CGAACTACAATTGGATTTGGTTCTTGTTCTTATACATAGTACTGATTGGCGGTTTTATTTTATTAAGGAAAATGTATGCTGGACTGACGGGTCCGTTTAAGCTGCTGCCGATATTTTTGTTATTTGTTAATGCTATTTTATTCGTATTTATATTATTTTTTAATATTTGGTGGAATTTACCATTTTCAGGTTGAAGAGGTCTTTCTTAGAAAGGCCTTTTTATTATGTTATTTGTAGGTTTATTCCGGCAGATGCTTCATCGCATATTTGCTTTTGAACTTCACATACTATGTGTAAGCTGCCTAAGGAGGAATAAACCATGAAAATAAGAGCATTTGCTATTGGTCTTTTAGCTGCATCCTCTCTGGTTGCGTGTCAAGCAGAACAGGAAACAGGTACAGGCCAGGATAACTATGAAGGCGTGCAAAATACGCGTTTTCAGCGGATGGCTGACAATATGTATGAAGAAGGTAACCGGACAAACCGTTATGATAACGACCGGGGTATGGTTCATAATACGAATTATCACGTCGCTAAAGATGCGGCAGTTAATGTTGAAAAAAATGTTAAAGGCGTCGACGAGGCTTACGTTTTAAAAACGCGTGATAATGCGTATGTGGCAGCAGTCATGGACAATAACAGCGGTGAAGAGAATATGACGGACAAGGTGGAAGAGGATATTACCAAGGCTGTAAAAAATACAGATCAGGATATAAACAATGTATATGTTTCCACCAATCCCGACTTCATTGATTTAACAAATAATTATGTGAATGATGTGGAAAATGGAGAGCCTGTACGTGGCTTTTTCCAGGAGTTCGGTCAAATGGTTGATCGAGTTTTTCCAGAAGCAAACTAGTTTTGGTAAACCAGGTGCCTCTTAAGAGGACCTGGTTTTTTGCTTGCAGAGAAGCCCTTCATTTCACTCAATTTGATATAATAGAGCCACTCATTTAAAAGATAGGGACTTTTGAACGTTTGTGTTCATTTTCACTAAAGTCTTATTAAGCTAAAGGGCCGGATTGTGGAAGACTCAGTTTCGAGATAATCTGAGTCCGTTGCCAAAAATTTGATGAGGGTGGCTGCGGAAACAACTCGTCTTGTTCCATCACCCAGACACTCGAGACATAAGCCGCTCATCAACGGATTGAAAAACCACAATCCTTTTGATGGTCGGCTTATGCTGGTCGTGTCTTTCGGGGTGATTCCACATTTGAACACTTTCCTGCGGGGGAACTGGCAAGCCTCCTCGCTCGTTTCACTCCCTGTGGGGTCTCGCCTAGCTCCTTCTCCCGCGGGAGTCTCGTCGTTTCCTTCGCCACCACTTGGATCCGCCACAAATATTTCTATAGCGGGAATTTTCCACACGTGTACGCTTGTTTTTAATAGTTAATCTCCATCATAAACCGGTGCGTTTCGAATAAGATTTAGAGCTCCATATATCGCAAGGTCCGGAGGGGGACGGTGAAGACTCCTGTGGGATGAAAATAACAGGGGAGACCCCGGAAGGCGAAGCCTGAGGAGGCTCAATACAAAGGAAGTTCGACTAAGATCGCCACGTCCTGTGGCAACGTCGAACGACCCTGCGTCGTGCAGGGCCGGAAAGCGAAATCGTCCCCCGCAGAACCTTCCGCTCAACAAATATCTCGAAACTGAGTCTTCAACAAACGGGAGCTTATCAGTAAAATCACCATGGAGGTTGATCTGAGCTAATACATAAAGGAGGCGCTTGTCATGAGAATCATTACACTTACGCCAATAATGGCTGAAGCTTACGTAAAGTTAGGAGAACAACTGGAAGCGGAAACTGATTTTCTTTTATATGGGGCTGGGGAACGCCAAATGGGTGTGGAGCAGGCAGAATATATGCTCGAAAGCGTCCAGGAGCAGGAGAATGCAGTTATACTGGCTGCTGAGAACGCTGGGGAACTGATTGGGCATATCATGTGTATTGGCGGTCGTGCAGAGCGAAACCGGCACACCGTTCAGATTGTTACGGGCGTCTTGAAGACGTATCAGGGACAGGGGGTCGCTTCTCAATTATTCAGTAAAGTGGAAGAATCAAGTTCACCGTATGGAGTTGACTGTAATGGTACATAATGAGCCGGCTATCCAGCTGTATAAGAAAGCTGGTTTTATAAAAGAAGGGGTCAAATGTGATTCGTTATATGTTAACCATCAATGGGTAGATGAGTATGCTATGGCTAAAATCCTCTAGTCCCCAATGAAAGATTAGAAGCATCAATCTTTCATGTTCTCTCGCTCCTTCTCATATAGTAAGATAAGTGAAATCAAAGGAGGAGGGGCCCTTTGAAACCAGAGGACCAGAAACAACTGCACAATGCGATCAAGGAAATTACGGAGATTGCCAAGGGATTCGGTCTTGACTTTTATCCGATGCGTTATGAGGTTTGTCCTGATGATATCATTTATACTTTTGGAGCGTATGGAATGCCTACGCGTTTTTCTCACTGGAGCTTTGGAAAACAGTATTACAAAATGAAAATACAGTATGATCTCGGTTTAAGTAAAATTTATGAATTGGTTATAAATTCAAATCCTTGTTACGCCTTTTTACTGAACTCCAATAGTTTGATTCAAAATAAACTGATTGTAGCTCACGTACTTGCCCATTGTGACTTTTTCAAAAATAATGCGCGCTTCCAGAATACAAAGCGGGATATGGTAGAAAGCATGGCGGCGACGGCTGAACGAATTGCTTCTTATGATAAATTATACGGCAAAGCAGAGGTGGAATCTTTCTTAGACGCTGTACTTGCGATACAGGAGCATATCGATCCATCGATTGTACGGCCCAAATTGGCCTGGACGATGGATGAAGATGAAGAAAGTGTGGAGAAATCCATATCCACTCCATACGATGATATTTGGAAGATTGATGAGTCCTCTTCGGAAGATCAATCCATGTTCCGTAAGAAAAAGAAATTCCCGCCAAGACCTGAAAAGGACTTGCTCTTGTTTATTGAACAATACAGCCGCGAACTTGAGGACTGGCAGCGCGACATCTTAACGATGATGAGAGAAGAGATGCTTTACTTCTGGCCGCAGCTGGAAACAAAAATCATGAACGAAGGCTGGGCTTCTTATTGGCATGCCAGAATTTTGAGAGAGATGGATTTGACCAGTGATGAAGTGATCGACTTTGCCAAGCTAAATGCGAGTGTTGTGCAGCCTTCAAAAACTCAGCTCAATCCTTATTACTTAGGATTGAAAATATTTGAAGATATTGAGTACAGGTACGATAACCCGACGGAAGAAATGAAAAAGCATGGAATCCAGGAGAATTCCGGCAGAGAAAAGATGTTTGAAGTTCGTGAAATCGAATCGGACCAAAGCTTCATTCGGAACTATTTGACCAAGGAACTTGTTCGCCAGGAAGATTTATACTTATTTCAAAAGCAAGGCCAGAAATATAAAATTACGGATAAGGACCATGAGGCGGTAAGGGATCAGCTGGTCACAATGAGAGTCAATGGAGGTTTCCCTTACATTACGGTTCAGGACGGAGATTATATAAAGAGTGGAGAGCTATATTTAAAGCATCATTATGAAGAGGTTGAACTGGATGTCAGTTATTTAGAGAAAACGATCCCTTACGTGTATCAATTGTGGGGGCGCCCGGTCCATTTAGAAACAAGAATAGAACATAGAGATGTAGTGTTCAGCTACAGCGGTAAAAAAATACAGAAGAAATACTTATAATAGCGAAGACTGTCGATGCAGGGACTTACTAAAGCCCGCGGAGACAGTCTTTTTTACTATCTTGGAATTGTTAGGCGGACGGTTGTAAAAAATCTGGTATAATATTCTAAAGATTCATTATATCGGATGCGAGAGGTGGAAGCGATGAAAGCACTCCGTTGGACACTGTATGGTTTTCTGGCTGTCCTGCTGATCGTTATTATTTTTTTTCAGATCAACAAAGACTTCAACCAGCTTGCTCAGGGGCAGGCATATCCCATGACAACTTCCCCTGAAAGACGTCCTGTTTCTCTGACTTCGTCGCCTCTCGAAATTGAAGGTTCAGGTGTCCAGGTTACTCCGTTGTATCATGGTCTGGATACAGGGAAACTTTATCTGGGAATTTCATATGGAAAGTTGGATCTGTCACAAAAGAAGGATGATAAGTGGAAGAAAGAAGATGGTGCTGTTCAGTTTTTGGTCAAGGTTGTAGATACGAATGGGACAAACTTTAGTGGAAAGACGACAGGAACGGTAAAGGGAACGTTTTCTACTTTTCAATATGTACAGGTGGAAGATTTTGATGTACACGAAAAGACGAAGGCTCTCACCCTGTCATTCTACCCGCTTATGGATAGAAAAGGGAAAGATGTTCCCAGCGAACAACCAAGCTTTCAAGTAAACGTCCCTATACAGTGAAGAAACGTTACTTCCCTGACAGCATATGATACAATGATGAATAGCTAAAAACATGAGAGGAGCGGGAACTATGAAGGCTTTTACACAACGTTTGGTTAAACCAATGGCCGAATGGTTATTTCCGCTCCAGAAGTAGAGCATAGACTTTTGTCTATGCTCTTTTTTTAAACCGGGGAGGACATGTTGATGAGGTATAAACGAGTACTGTTGAAAATCAGCGGAGGAGCACTCAGTGGGGAGAGCCAGGAAAATTTTGATCATACCAGCCTGGAACATATAGCGAATGAAATTCTCAATCTGACGGAAGCCGGTGTGGAGGTTGCCCTGGTAGTAGGCGGAGGTAACATCTTCAGGGGAAAAACGGCTGAAGTGTGGGGAATCGATCGAGTCGAGGCTGATAATATAGGAACTATAGGCACTGTGATTAACAGTTTGATGCTTCGCGGGGTTTTAAAAAATAAAACTGAGAAAGAAGTTCGAGTGATGACCTCGATCCCGATTACTTCCGTAGCTGAACCCTATATACGCTTAAAAGCCATGTACCATCTTGATAAAGGGTATATCATTATACTGGCGGGTGGAAACGGTCAGCCTTTTGTGACGACCGATTATCCTGCCGTCCAGCGTGCCATTGAACTGGAGTGCGATTCCATTCTTGTAGCCAAGCAGGGAGTTAATGGCGTATATACAGCGGATCCTGTAACGAATCAGGATGCTAAATTATATGGAAATCTAAATTATAATGATGTTTTGCTGCAGGATATTCAGGTAATGGATCAATCGGCCTTATTGTTAGCGCGGGACCATCAAATACCTGTACACATCTTTAATTTTAATCAGTCGGGAGTCATGATGGACTTGTGCAAAGGAAAAAACTTCGGTACCCTTATTTCCAATCATCCTTCCACATTTCAAGAAGAACTGTAGGGAAAATGTAGGATCATGAGTAAAAACGTGTTTGAAAACAGCGTTTTTTGATAAACTAGGCGTTAATGAATGAATTTGTAAGGAGGACGATCTCATGACGATTTATGATCGCATATTAACAGAAGACGACTTTATTCATCAGGACGAACTCCGCTATCCGTTTGAGGAACGGGGATTGCAGTTCGGCGACGGCATTTACGAAGTTATCCGCGTCTATAACGGCAAATTTTATCTATTAAAAGAGCATGTAGAGCGTTTATATAGATCAGCAGCCGCTGTAAAAATCAATGTGCCTTATACACAGGAAGAAATGTATGATCATTTAAAACGTTTATTGGAACTCAACAAGGTAGAAAGCGACGCGAAAGTGTACTTACAAATCACCCGTGGTTCTGCGCCGAGGAATCATGCGTTTCCTAAGGACACAGCAGCTAATCTGTACGCTTATGTGAAAGACTTGCCGCGTCCAACGGATTTAATAGCTGGCGGTGTCCATACCATTACCCATGAAGATGTGCGCTGGGACTGGTGCTACATTAAAAGCCTGAACCTGCTTCCAAATGTTATGGCCAAACAAGCAGCTGAAGAACTTAATTGTTACGAAGCGGTGCTTCATAAAGACGGAGAAGTTACCGAATGTAGCTCTTCCAATGTATATATGGTGAAGAATGGGAAGGTTTATACGCACCCAGCTAAGAAAAACATTTTGCACGGGTGTGTAAGAATGCGTGTAGAAGCTTTCTGCGACTCCCAGAATATTGATTTTGTAGAAGAATCGTTTAAAGTTGAAGATCTTCAATACGCAGATGAATTGTTTTTATCCAGCAGTACATCTGAGATTATGCCGATCTTAAAAGTGGATCATCTGCAGATTGGAGATGGAAATCCAGGGGCTGTAACGCGTCTTCTTCAGCAGCGGTACGAAGAGGAAGCCGGTATATCTCCGGAGGCCTCAATTTTCAGCAATCAAAAAGCTCAATAAATAAAATAAAGGTATGCTTGGCCTTTGGCTGGCATACCGCTTTTTTGTTCTTTGGAGTTATAGAAAGGAATTATGATATAATTCCAACGAACCATTGATGAAATGGAGGAATAAGAATGGGAAAAGTCAATCTTGAGCTATCTCAGAAACAGTATGAAAAATTAGTAGAGACCGTATATTTGGGCACTTGGATGGTTAATTCCACCCGCATGGAACTGGATGACGAGTTTGAGGATGTACGAGAGCTTGTGCTTGCCAAGTATAAAGAAGCGGAGCTTGAGGATCGAGTTGTTCATCAGGAGGAAATGGGCATTTATGATTTGGATGTTGATTATGAATCTAAGCTGCTCGATACGTACGTAGAGGAATACGATGAGTTCAGTTTCTGGGATAAGCTGGTCGAAAAACTCGCTGATAAAGAAATGGCCGAGCGTTATGGGGCGAATCAGGATAAGATGACTGATGAAATGATGGAAGAACGTGTGCAAATAGAAGAGAAAATTGGTCAGAAGTTAGAAGAAACCGGAGTAACGAAACTTAATTTTACAGATGAATAAGAAATATAAAAAAGCGTGAAACGGTTATGTTTCACGCTTTCTTCGTTATTCAGTCCGACGCACTTGAAGAACGGGCGGAATCTGACCATAGCCTGGCAATTGGCCGCGCCCAGAAGTAAGACCATTGGATAAAGGGTCCTAACAATAATGCGACGATCAGTGTTCCTATGCCCACTGGTGCGCCTAAAAGATAACCGACAAAAGCCATCGCTGATTCTGCTATAATCCGAATAAAGCCTTTGGACTGTTTGGTTTTTTCATTCATAATCATCATAAAGTGGTCGAGCGGGATCCGCGGGAAGGGTGTGCGTAAATAAACAGCAACGCCCATTGCTGTAGCAAGCAATCCCAGGGAAAAGGTTCCCCACTGAGTCCACCATACTTCATAATTTGCGTTTTCAAGCATCCCGTATAAAAACAGATCTACGGTCCGTCCCCTTATAATAATGGGGATGAGAGATTCATACTGCGGGCGTTTTTTTTCAAGCCACGCATTGAGCAGCAGTAAAATCACAAAAGCTGCAATCATAACGGATCCTACCGTAATCGGAAAGCGCATAGATAGACCTACAGCTATACTATCGGCAGGTCCTACTCCCAAACCAGATTTAATAATCAGGGCAAGCCCCAGACTGGAGATTACGAGCCCGCCTGCATAAATGATAAATAAGTAGAGATACTTCATGTCAGACTCCTTCTTCTATCAGTCAAACTCGTGCTTCATTTATCATATACGCTGCTATTATAGATGTAAAGCAGTCTGCGGGCACGGTTAGGTTTTCTATTCAGGAAGACGGGAATAATGAGAAATAGCAGATAAAAGGAGGATTTTTACATGCAGTATGCTATTGTTACCGGAACATCACGTGGACTTGGTGAGTCCATTGCGAAACAGTTTATAGAAAAAAATGTTCACTTAATCTCTGTATCAAGAAACGAAAATAAGTCTTTACAGAAGCTGGCTGATGAAAGAAAGGTGAGCTATACTCACATTTCCTGTGACTTGAGTGACCCTGGCCAATTGGAGGAAGGTCTAGAGAAAATTGTTAATGAAGCTTTTCACGAAGATACCCACTATGTATATCTGGTAAATAATGCAGGAGTGATTGAGCCAATTAACCCGGTGGGAGAATTAGAGCCTGCTTCTGTTCAAAAGCATTTTCAGGTAAATGTGACAGCTCCTGTACTTTTGATTAATCGTTGTCTGGCAGAAGCGAATAAAAAAGAAATCGGGACCTCGATTATTAATATCACTTCCGGTGCAGCTGAACGTCCGGTTCACGGGTGGAGTACATATAGCAGTGCAAAAGCGGCTATTAATCGATTTACTTCCACCCTTGCGTTGGAGCAGGAAGGGAACAAGCATGTTATATTGGCTTTCAGCCCAGGAGTCATGGACACGGATATGCAAGGAGAAATACGTGCCTCTTCTAAAGAGGAGTTCAAAGACGTAGATAAATTTAAACAGATGAAGGAAGAAGGTCAGCTGAGATCCCCTCATGAAGTAGCATCCATTCTTATGGATCTGATCAATGAACCTAAAGAGATCGAGAATGGAAAAGTGTACAAAGTATACGATTTGGTTAATGAATAAACCAGCAGAAAGGACGGCTCAGCCCGTCCTTTTGTTTGGTGTATGCAGGTGCAGTTAATACTCTATCATCTGAATGGAAGCTTTTTGACCGGAAGCCTGAATGGCAGCCTTACCACCGATAGGAAAAGTGAACTGCGGCGTAGTATGACCGAAGCTCGCCTGAGCAATGACCGGGATGTTTGAGAGTTCCTGCTTCGATTTAATGATCGCGTGGATGTGATCCAGGCTAACGTTCGATTTTTTTTGGAACCGGCCGATGACAAGTCCTTTCACTTGATCAAACCCAGGCTGATGAATGAGGGACTGCAGATCACGGTCAAAGGTTTGTGGAATGGTCATTTCATCATCCTCAAGAAAAAGAATCGTGTTATCAAGTGCAGGCATGAATTCGGTCCCATGAAGAAGATTTAATGTACATAAATTCCCTCCAAGCGTTCTTCCTGCGGCCGATCCTTCATTGATCACAGCATAGCCTTCATTTGTATAAAATTGACGATTCTCTTGATCGAGGAACCAGCGGTCGTCACTCCAATGGTCCGCTTGCTCTATAAAGTAAGGAGTTGTTTGAGTAAACATCTGGCGAAAGTGATCCCACGTGTATTCAATTCCTTTTTTCATGCCGAATGTAGAAAAGTGGGGACCGTTATAGGTAACGAGTCCAGTTTTTTGGTAAATGGCATTTGAAAGAATCGTAATATCTGAAAAGCCGCAGAAGATTTTTGGGTTTTGGCGGATCAATTCATAATCCAGATAACGCAGCAGCTGATTGCTGTCAAAACCTCCAATCGTAGTAAGGATCATGGTAACGCGCTCGTCGTTGAAAGCTTCGTGAAGATCAGCGACTCTTTTTTCAATGGATTCAGAAAGCCCAGAATCATCGTTGATCTCTGCATATGTACTATAACTAACACGGACATCAAGCTGTTCCAAGCGCTGAATCGCAAGTTTGCGCTGATCTTCGGCAATAATAGATAAGCTCTCGGCAGGGGATACAACCCGTATTTCATCCCCTTGTTTTAATTTGTCTGGAAACATAAAATTCCTCCCTTTCCTGGATGCGCTTTATTTCTGTTGATTTTT
The Halobacillus halophilus DSM 2266 DNA segment above includes these coding regions:
- a CDS encoding S66 family peptidase — its product is MFPDKLKQGDEIRVVSPAESLSIIAEDQRKLAIQRLEQLDVRVSYSTYAEINDDSGLSESIEKRVADLHEAFNDERVTMILTTIGGFDSNQLLRYLDYELIRQNPKIFCGFSDITILSNAIYQKTGLVTYNGPHFSTFGMKKGIEYTWDHFRQMFTQTTPYFIEQADHWSDDRWFLDQENRQFYTNEGYAVINEGSAAGRTLGGNLCTLNLLHGTEFMPALDNTILFLEDDEMTIPQTFDRDLQSLIHQPGFDQVKGLVIGRFQKKSNVSLDHIHAIIKSKQELSNIPVIAQASFGHTTPQFTFPIGGKAAIQASGQKASIQMIEY
- a CDS encoding GNAT family N-acetyltransferase — protein: MRIITLTPIMAEAYVKLGEQLEAETDFLLYGAGERQMGVEQAEYMLESVQEQENAVILAAENAGELIGHIMCIGGRAERNRHTVQIVTGVLKTYQGQGVASQLFSKVEESSSPYGVDCNGT
- the dat gene encoding D-amino-acid transaminase; translation: MTIYDRILTEDDFIHQDELRYPFEERGLQFGDGIYEVIRVYNGKFYLLKEHVERLYRSAAAVKINVPYTQEEMYDHLKRLLELNKVESDAKVYLQITRGSAPRNHAFPKDTAANLYAYVKDLPRPTDLIAGGVHTITHEDVRWDWCYIKSLNLLPNVMAKQAAEELNCYEAVLHKDGEVTECSSSNVYMVKNGKVYTHPAKKNILHGCVRMRVEAFCDSQNIDFVEESFKVEDLQYADELFLSSSTSEIMPILKVDHLQIGDGNPGAVTRLLQQRYEEEAGISPEASIFSNQKAQ
- a CDS encoding YczE/YyaS/YitT family protein, producing MKYLYLFIIYAGGLVISSLGLALIIKSGLGVGPADSIAVGLSMRFPITVGSVMIAAFVILLLLNAWLEKKRPQYESLIPIIIRGRTVDLFLYGMLENANYEVWWTQWGTFSLGLLATAMGVAVYLRTPFPRIPLDHFMMIMNEKTKQSKGFIRIIAESAMAFVGYLLGAPVGIGTLIVALLLGPFIQWSYFWARPIARLWSDSARSSSASD
- a CDS encoding SpoVR family protein, with product MKPEDQKQLHNAIKEITEIAKGFGLDFYPMRYEVCPDDIIYTFGAYGMPTRFSHWSFGKQYYKMKIQYDLGLSKIYELVINSNPCYAFLLNSNSLIQNKLIVAHVLAHCDFFKNNARFQNTKRDMVESMAATAERIASYDKLYGKAEVESFLDAVLAIQEHIDPSIVRPKLAWTMDEDEESVEKSISTPYDDIWKIDESSSEDQSMFRKKKKFPPRPEKDLLLFIEQYSRELEDWQRDILTMMREEMLYFWPQLETKIMNEGWASYWHARILREMDLTSDEVIDFAKLNASVVQPSKTQLNPYYLGLKIFEDIEYRYDNPTEEMKKHGIQENSGREKMFEVREIESDQSFIRNYLTKELVRQEDLYLFQKQGQKYKITDKDHEAVRDQLVTMRVNGGFPYITVQDGDYIKSGELYLKHHYEEVELDVSYLEKTIPYVYQLWGRPVHLETRIEHRDVVFSYSGKKIQKKYL
- a CDS encoding (S)-benzoin forming benzil reductase, which gives rise to MQYAIVTGTSRGLGESIAKQFIEKNVHLISVSRNENKSLQKLADERKVSYTHISCDLSDPGQLEEGLEKIVNEAFHEDTHYVYLVNNAGVIEPINPVGELEPASVQKHFQVNVTAPVLLINRCLAEANKKEIGTSIINITSGAAERPVHGWSTYSSAKAAINRFTSTLALEQEGNKHVILAFSPGVMDTDMQGEIRASSKEEFKDVDKFKQMKEEGQLRSPHEVASILMDLINEPKEIENGKVYKVYDLVNE
- a CDS encoding YhcN/YlaJ family sporulation lipoprotein — protein: MKIRAFAIGLLAASSLVACQAEQETGTGQDNYEGVQNTRFQRMADNMYEEGNRTNRYDNDRGMVHNTNYHVAKDAAVNVEKNVKGVDEAYVLKTRDNAYVAAVMDNNSGEENMTDKVEEDITKAVKNTDQDINNVYVSTNPDFIDLTNNYVNDVENGEPVRGFFQEFGQMVDRVFPEAN
- a CDS encoding GNAT family N-acetyltransferase, with amino-acid sequence MVHNEPAIQLYKKAGFIKEGVKCDSLYVNHQWVDEYAMAKIL
- the pyrH gene encoding UMP kinase, producing the protein MRYKRVLLKISGGALSGESQENFDHTSLEHIANEILNLTEAGVEVALVVGGGNIFRGKTAEVWGIDRVEADNIGTIGTVINSLMLRGVLKNKTEKEVRVMTSIPITSVAEPYIRLKAMYHLDKGYIIILAGGNGQPFVTTDYPAVQRAIELECDSILVAKQGVNGVYTADPVTNQDAKLYGNLNYNDVLLQDIQVMDQSALLLARDHQIPVHIFNFNQSGVMMDLCKGKNFGTLISNHPSTFQEEL